The following are encoded together in the Drosophila biarmipes strain raj3 chromosome 3L, RU_DBia_V1.1, whole genome shotgun sequence genome:
- the LOC108028436 gene encoding spermine oxidase, whose protein sequence is MSSASVRLLSKTKQTARIAIVGAGSAGVAAATRLLELGFRNVLLLEAEDRVGGRVHTIPFADNVVDLGAQWCHGEKGNVVYDRVKDLNLLEVTENHYETNKLVRSNKEVIPEDVAVQLKGIADNSIPDRQTELVDFEGSLGDYINKKYWKELEKLPSIDGTVAKEYLEVFHKFESSVEAADHLFEVSGKGHLEYWLCEGELLLNWQDKGYKRFLRLLMKAREDQPEDLGVLKGRVLLNKRIAEINWQGADELTLRCWNGEVITADHVICTVSLGVLKEQHEKLFVPALPAAKVRAIQGLKLGTVDKFFLEFESPPLPGDWPGFNCLWLEKDLEELRASELFWLESAFGFYSVSRQPRLLQGWIIGPHARHMETLTEEKVLEGLMWLFRKFLPFEIPLPRRLLRTQWHANPNFRGSYTFRSTYTDALRTGAWDLEAPLQDVGGRPRLQFAGEASHKHFYSTVHGAVETGWREAERLHLYYRSRTAHL, encoded by the coding sequence ATGAGTTCAGCCTCTGTTCGCCTGCTCAGTAAAACCAAACAAACCGCTCGCATTGCCATCGTGGGAGCGGGGTCCGCCGGGGTAGCAGCTGCCACCCGTCTCCTGGAGCTGGGATTCCGGAACGTACTCCTGCTCGAGGCCGAAGATCGCGTAGGGGGACGCGTCCACACTATTCCCTTTGCGGACAATGTCGTAGATCTGGGCGCCCAGTGGTGCCACGGCGAGAAGGGAAATGTGGTGTACGACAGGGTCAAGGATCTAAATCTGCTGGAGGTTACGGAAAACCACTATGAAACCAACAAGCTGGTGCGGTCCAACAAAGAAGTTATACCCGAAGATGTAGCAGTCCAACTTAAGGGCATAGCCGACAACTCAATACCGGACAGGCAGACGGAGCTCGTGGACTTCGAGGGCTCCTTGGGCGACTATATCAACAAGAAGTACTGGAAGGAACTGGAAAAACTCCCGTCCATCGATGGCACCGTTGCCAAGGAGTACCTGGAGGTGTTCCACAAGTTCGAGTCCTCCGTGGAGGCGGCGGATCACCTGTTCGAGGTCTCTGGAAAGGGCCACCTGGAGTACTGGCTCTGCGAGGGCGAACTGCTGCTCAACTGGCAGGACAAGGGCTACAAGAGGTTTCTGAGATTACTCATGAAGGCCCGGGAGGACCAGCCCGAAGATCTTGGTGTCCTCAAGGGTCGTGTTCTGCTGAACAAACGAATTGCCGAGATTAATTGGCAAGGAGCGGATGAGCTTACCCTCCGCTGTTGGAACGGAGAGGTCATCACCGCGGATCATGTCATATGTACGGTTTCCCTGGGAGTTCTCAAGGAGCAGCACGAGAAGCTCTTTGTTCCCGCCCTGCCAGCTGCCAAGGTGAGAGCCATCCAGGGTCTCAAACTGGGCACGGTGGACAAGTTCTTCCTGGAGTTCGAGAGTCCCCCGCTGCCTGGTGACTGGCCTGGATTCAATTGTCTGTGGCTGGAGAAGGACCTGGAGGAGCTGCGGGCCTCCGAACTCTTTTGGCTGGAGAGTGCCTTCGGCTTCTATTCGGTGTCCAGGCAGCCACGCTTGCTGCAGGGCTGGATCATAGGACCCCATGCCCGGCACATGGAGACGCTCACGGAGGAGAAGGTGCTGGAGGGCCTGATGTGGCTCTTCCGCAAGTTCCTGCCCTTTGAGATACCCCTCCCACGGCGGCTGCTGCGCACCCAGTGGCATGCGAATCCCAACTTCCGGGGCAGCTACACCTTCCGCTCCACGTACACGGATGCGTTGCGGACCGGTGCCTGGGATCTGGAGGCGCCGCTCCAGGATGTGGGCGGCCGGCCACGCCTCCAGTTCGCCGGCGAGGCCTCGCACAAGCACTTCTACTCCACGGTGCACGGAGCCGTGGAGACGGGATGGCGCGAGGCGGAGCGACTGCACCTCTACTACCGGTCGCGAACCGCTCACCTTTGA
- the LOC108028438 gene encoding spermine oxidase, which produces MSACAVPVGSTFGKTKETAKIVIIGAGVSGIAAAIRLLEQGFKNVQIFEAEDRIGGRINTIPFASSFIDLGAQWCHGEEGNVVFEKVKDLDVLDRTGDFAVYFVRSNKEILSEDQAKAIKEFMDEIEIDPGCEGSVGDAITDSYWKEVGQQLVPNDKVVAKEALDCMKKYICTEDACDHLSELSPRNYLNYEQCGGDQNLSWRQKGYWKFLSVLLNASEEQPGDQGILKGHVHLNRRVAEINWSGDGDLTLRCWNGQIVSADHVICTVSLGVLKEKHQKLFVPALPAAKVRSIEGLKLGTVNKFLMEFEEQPMPENMRGIAFLWLEEDLKELRGGQFFWLESVCNFHRVDRQPLLLEGWIIGAHARYMETLSEEKVLEGLLWLFRKFLKFNVPHPKNFLRSQWHSNPNFRGSYSFYPTYADELRTGRTDLGSPLLHVSGRPRIQFAGEASSRRHFSTVHGATESGWREADRLNEFYKGRAEN; this is translated from the coding sequence ATGAGTGCCTGTGCAGTGCCTGTAGGATCTACATTTGGAAAAACCAAGGAGACCGCCAAGATAGTCATTATAGGAGCTGGCGTCTCAGGAATCGCTGCTGCCATCAGACTTCTAGAACAGGGATTCAAGAATGTCCAGATTTTCGAGGCGGAGGATCGCATCGGGGGTCGCATAAACACGATCCCATTTGCAAGTAGCTTCATCGATCTGGGAGCTCAGTGGTGCCACGGGGAAGAGGGCAATGTGGTCTTCGAGAAGGTCAAGGACCTGGATGTCCTCGATAGGACCGGTGATTTCGCTGTCTACTTTGTGCGCTCCAACAAAGAAATCCTCTCCGAGGACCAGGCCAAGGCTATCAAGGAATTCATGGACGAAATCGAGATTGACCCAGGCTGTGAGGGATCCGTGGGAGACGCCATCACCGATAGCTATTGGAAAGAGGTGGGCCAGCAGTTGGTTCCCAACGATAAGGTCGTCGCCAAGGAGGCCCTGGACTGCATGAAGAAGTACATTTGCACTGAGGATGCCTGCGATCACCTCTCCGAACTTTCGCCCCGAAACTATCTGAATTATGAACAATGCGGAGGAGACCAGAATCTCAGCTGGCGGCAAAAGGGCTACTGGAAGTTCTTGAGCGTCCTGCTAAATGCTAGCGAGGAACAGCCTGGTGACCAGGGAATCCTTAAGGGACACGTGCACCTCAACAGGCGGGTTGCTGAGATCAATTGGTCGGGAGACGGCGATTTGACCCTTCGCTGCTGGAACGGCCAAATAGTCTCAGCGGATCATGTCATCTGCACCGTCTCCCTGGGAGTTCTCAAGGAGAAGCACCAGAAGCTCTTTGTGCCGGCTCTTCCGGCTGCCAAGGTTAGGTCCATCGAGGGTCTCAAGCTGGGCACTGTGAACAAGTTCCTCATGGAGTTCGAGGAGCAGCCGATGCCGGAGAACATGAGGGGCATCGCCTTCCTCTGGCTGGAGGAGGATCTCAAGGAGCTGCGGGGTGGCCAGTTCTTCTGGCTGGAGAGCGTCTGCAACTTCCATCGTGTGGATCGCCAACCGCTATTGCTGGAGGGCTGGATCATCGGGGCCCATGCCCGCTATATGGAAACCCTCAGCGAGGAGAAGGTCCTCGAGGGTCTGCTGTGGCTCTTCAGGAAGTTCCTCAAGTTCAACGTGCCCCATCCCAAGAACTTCTTGCGCTCCCAGTGGCACTCCAATCCTAACTTCCGGGGCAGCTATAGCTTCTACCCCACCTATGCCGATGAACTTCGCACAGGACGCACCGACTTGGGGTCACCTCTGCTGCATGTCTCGGGAAGACCCAGGATCCAATTCGCCGGAGAAGCCTCCAGCCGTAGGCACTTCTCCACGGTCCACGGAGCCACTGAGTCAGGATGGCGCGAGGCCGATCGCCTCAATGAGTTCTACAAAGGACGAGCTGAGAACTAA